The following are encoded together in the Dickeya lacustris genome:
- a CDS encoding AraC family transcriptional regulator: MGTSSSREEVQFHHLKELGGLEMLQARYHRQRFARHSHENFCVGVIEEGAQRFYRTGGEHVAPTGDIILVNADDIHTGHADVPGGWAYRAIYPSPALLCHLSRDLRIPQGSTPWFPDAVVHDPGLSAQLRLAFTLLSQADNSLFKETLLFSSLSWLMMRYSKTPADGRALAQATPAILRAKRWLDECPEQDTSLLQLAQMAGLSPWHFLRQFKSLIGMPPHAYLIQARLRQARSLLINGVSLSDVASRCGFSDQSHFNRHFKRAIGITPGEFVRTLK, translated from the coding sequence ATGGGAACGTCTTCATCACGGGAAGAAGTGCAGTTTCACCATCTCAAGGAGTTGGGCGGGCTGGAAATGCTGCAAGCTCGCTACCATCGCCAGCGCTTTGCCCGCCATTCACACGAAAATTTCTGCGTTGGCGTCATTGAAGAAGGGGCGCAGCGTTTTTATCGCACCGGCGGTGAACATGTTGCGCCAACCGGCGATATTATTCTGGTCAATGCCGATGATATTCACACCGGCCATGCCGATGTTCCTGGCGGCTGGGCCTATCGCGCTATCTATCCGTCACCGGCATTGTTATGCCATCTGTCGCGTGACCTGCGCATACCGCAAGGCAGCACCCCCTGGTTTCCCGATGCCGTCGTGCATGACCCCGGTCTGTCAGCCCAGTTACGGCTGGCTTTTACCTTGCTATCACAGGCTGACAACAGCCTGTTCAAAGAGACGCTGCTGTTTTCTTCACTGAGCTGGCTGATGATGCGCTATAGCAAGACGCCAGCAGATGGTCGGGCCCTGGCGCAGGCGACGCCCGCCATTTTGCGCGCAAAGCGCTGGCTTGATGAGTGCCCGGAGCAAGATACCAGCCTGCTGCAACTGGCGCAGATGGCTGGCCTCAGCCCGTGGCATTTTCTCCGGCAATTCAAGTCACTCATCGGCATGCCGCCGCATGCTTACCTGATTCAGGCGCGCTTGCGTCAGGCTCGCTCATTGCTGATTAACGGTGTCAGCCTGTCAGACGTGGCCTCCCGCTGCGGCTTTTCCGACCAAAGCCATTTCAACCGCCATTTCAAACGCGCAATCGGCATCACGCCGGGGGAATTTGTCCGCACCCTTAAATAG